AGAATGGAAGGCATCGCTTCAGGTAGGTAGACTTTAAAAATGATTTGGCGGATATTCGCCCCCATCGATAAGGCCGCCTCAATGACCCCTTTATTCACTTCTCTTAAGGAAGTTTCAACTAGCCGAGCGAAAAATGGCGCAGCCCCAACGATTAAAGGTACGGTTGCAGCCGTAGAGCCAATCGGTGTCCCTACTATTTTACGAGTAAAAGGAATTAATAAAACCATCAAAATAATGAATGGTATTGAACGGAAAACATTCACGATGACAGATAAGATGATATTGAGTATACGGTTTTCTAATAATTGTCCCTTATCCGTTAGAACCAAAAAGATTCCTAATGGTATTCCAAGGATGACGGTAAATAAACCCGATATTCCAACCATATATAATGTTTCTAACGCTGCTTCAAATAGCTGCGTCCATTCACTTGGTTCCAACCACATTCTCCACCACCTCCACTTCTACCCCGCAATTTGAGAGAAATTGAATCGATTCGTTTAATTTATCTACTGTTGTCTTCACTTGAATATATAACGAACCATAGGAAGAACCTTGAACATATTGAATGTTTCCTTCTAAAATATTGGCCTCAACATCTAATGTTTTCACCCAGCGACTAATAATTGGCTGGTTGGCGTTTTCACCGACAAATTTACATTTTAAAATGTAACTTCCTTTTTCCAACGGGATTTGGCGAATGGTTTCTTCTGTATCCATATGTTCAGTTACTTGCTTGACAAACTCTTTAGTAATTTGTTGTTTTGGGTGGGTGAACACCTCTAGTACAGGGCCTTCTTCAACAATTTCTCCTTGATCGATCACAGCTACTTTATGACAAATTTTTTGAATCACATGCATCTCATGAGTAATTAAGATAATGGTAATTCCCATTTTTCGATTAATCTCTTGCAACAGCTCAAGGATTGAATCCGTCGTTTTGGGATCAAGCGCGGAAGTAGCTTCATCACTTAACAATACCTTTGGACGGTTCGCCAAAGCTCTAGCAATCCCTACTCTTTGTTTTTGCCCACCACTTAATTCTGAAGGATAGGCATTTGCCCTTTCTGTTAAACCAACAAGATCGATTAACTCATTCACCCTTTGATTGATCTCTTCTTTTGGTACACCAGCAATTTCTAAAGGAAAGGCAATATTCTCAAAAACCGTTCGGGACCATAATAAATTAAAGTGTTGAAAGATCATCCCAACTTCCTGTCTCGCTTTACGAAGTTCCTTCTGACTTAATCGGTTCATTTGGCGACCATCTACCCAAATTTCCCCTTCTGTTGGCTCTTCTAACATATTGATTAAGCGGATCAATGTACTTTTCCCAGCCCCAGAGTAACCAATGATCCCATAGATTTCACCTTTTTCGATTTCTAAATTAATTTCCTTTAAGGCAACAACTTCTTCTTTGTTACCGTTATATACTTTTTTCACCTTATGAAGTCGAATCAATTCTATTCACCACTTTCTATGTCACAACAAAGCTTGTTGATATTTTTCTACATTGACAAAATAAAAATCCTTTCTGAAAAACTCAGAAAGGATCCCTAATTTTAACGAAAGTCCTTTCCTTATCTTTCAGAACAAAAAGTCCTGCAGGAATTGGCACCTTCCCATAATATTATGGTAGGTTGCCGGGCTTCATAGGGCCAGTCCCTCCACCTCTCTAGATAAGGATACAACACTTATTCACTTCATCAAATCAATGCTTCATAACAGATGAATAAATAGTACCACCTCATAATAAAACTGTCAACAAAAATTTTATAACGAAAATTATGGATAAATATTACAAAACTTTTCGTAGGAATGAAAGAGTACGCTCATTTTGAGGAGCATTAAATATTCTTCTGATAGGTTTATGGATGACACTTCAAATGGCTGTCTATTCATAGATCATCATATTATTCGACTGATGTCGTCATCTTCTACTTTGTCTTAAGTTTTAGCTTAACGCTACTAACCAACTTGATTGAAAAAAATGAATCAAGACTTAAAATGAGAAAAAGGAGCCTCGAACTCCCTTTTCTTTCATATTGCAGTAACTTTTTTTGATCTTCGTGAGATAAAATCAATCTTTTTGGCTAAATGATAAAGTTGTTGGGTTGTTTTTGTTTTTATGACAATCTTTTTCGTACCAGATAATTCTTTAAAACAAGATATTGTTAGTTTATTGGGTTCATACTTTACCGATTGAATGGCTTTTGCTGGAATGTCTATGTAAGCATATTTTGGTTCTAAAAAACCAATAAATAATCTCTTACTATAGACTACCACATCTAAGTCTGCAAGATACCGATGATAATCGGTTATTAATTCTTTTACCTTTCCATTATAGAGAATAAAATCAAATCCATCGGTTTGCAGCTGAATGATATTAGATTGTTCCTTTTTGGCCGTTTTTGGTTTTTTAACTAAAAAGTAATAACTGATGAGTAAGAAAAGAAGGATCAAAAATATCGTTATAAACCCGATCACGGTTATCATTCTTTTCTCTCCTTTCAGGAGTTAAAGCTTCCGTTATTCCTTCCCTTTTTTTGCTTTTCTTTTTAATTTTGGTGAGGATTGAACCATTTGTTCTACCATATCAATATGAGGCGGGATTTTTTGTTCTTGATCCTTTTTCAAATGGATTCCCCTCCTTTTCCTTTGTTAAAGTTACGTTACCCGATTCATGAAACCATTATTCGATGAATCAATCACTTCCATTTATTCACAATGAATCAAAAAATTATTAAAATAAATTGATAAAATTAATTCAATTGATGATTGAAATTTATCGAATAGTTGCATAACATATAATAAAAAGAAATTAGAAGTTAGAAGTTAGATTAGATAAATTGGCGAGAAGCCAATTTTTATCATTGAATGCGAGGGGAAAAAATAATGGAATACCTCTGTCCATTATGTGAAAAAAAACTAACTAAAATTGAAGAAGGTTGCGAAAAATTGCATCAATGGTTTGCAGAACTTAAGGGTAAAACATTATGGAGGATTCGTTATCTGAATAAGTATGAGTATATCTTTTTGTCTGAAGATGACTTTCAGCGTTTACAACAGCAAGGTGCTATGATTTTAGATGAGACTACCCATTGGGAACAGTTTGACCCTGATAATTTTTCGGGAATTACAACATCAGGAGATCGCGTCTCGATATTTGAAGAATAAAATTGGTCATTTAAAATCCCCTATATAGTAAACAGATCTCTATTCTGTCTAATATAAGGGGATCATATTATGTCAAAAGGTTTTTCTTATTTACTCATTTCTTCCTTATGAGATTTATTTTCTATTTTTAATTTCTCCAAATTTCGGGTGTAAAACGATCAGGGGCAATTCTTGTTTTTAAGTCCATGAATATGTAGTAAGAAATACCAGTAATGATTAATGATTGAACAGCTGAGTAGTACCATGAATAAATGTTTCTATATCTCTCGGATCCAAATTACTTTTCTCAATGACATCAATTACGCCTTGTTCAAAATTTGGAGGGGTAGTATGACTTTTAGCAATGCCGATTCTCCCATCATCATCAACATAGTACTAAGTCCGTAAAGGTACCCCCTATATCTATAGCTACTCTCATAATAACCACCTTTCTCTGATTCATAATGATTCAAAAAAAAAACTGGAGTAATAACGCAAAGAACTACTACTTCTTGTTGTAAAGGATTAATCCAATAGTGTGGTTTCAGTGTTTATTTGCAATAAAAAAGGATAGTGTTTTCACTATCCCAATATAGATAACCCATAATTTACTCCAAATATGTTTCATTAATTATAAAAGAGAGGCATCTTTTAATATTGCAATCAATTCTTGCTTTTTCTCCTCACTTAAAGGACGAGCAGGTGGGAGAACATGAGTGGAAATATCAAGCCCTCTAAGTTTTGTTGCCTCTTTAACTACATTTACAAATGGAGAATCTAACTTATACATAAGAGGCAAGAATGCTAATCTTTTGTGTAACTCAATCGCTTTTTCATAATCCCTATTCTGGAATGCTTGATAGATTCCTACCGTTAATTCAGGTGCAAAGTTTCCACTGGCTGAGATCGAACCATCTCCACCAAGGGAAAGCGTATTTAAAAGGTGATCATCAAAACCTGCTAAAACAGAGAAATGAGGATGTTTGCTTTTTACTTTCAGGATCATTTCTCGAATATGCCCTGCCATATCAACCGTTTCTTTGATACCAACAATATTCGGGTATTTATCTACTAACTTTAACACGATTTCCGGTGTTAAATCTTGGCCTGTCAGATTTGGGAAGTTATAGAGTAAAATCGGTAGTTCCGTGTTTTCGGCGATTTCGCCATAATGAGCCAATAAATTCTCTTCCGTTAATGGCCAATAATATGGATTAATAATCACAACACCGTCTGCTCCGATTTCTTTAGCATGTTGGTTGAGAGCAATGATTTCACGCGTATTGGTTCCACCTGTTCCGATTAAAACGGGTACTCTATCTTTTACATATTCTGTTGCAAATGCAGCAACTTCTTTTCGCTCTTCAAAAGACATCTGGCTAAACTCGCCACCACTACCTAAGAAAAATAATCCATGTACTCCCGAATCAATGAGAAAATCAATTAATTTCCCCATTCCTTGGCGGTCCAATTTTAGGTTTTCGTTAAAGATGGTTGATACTGGTGGGATAATGCCTTTAAAAAGACCATTTTGAACCATTATAATCCCCCTATTTTTTTAAATCTTTTTTTAAGCAAACCACCCAAGCGGAACGGTTACTAGTTCGGGAAATAAAACTAAAAGGAATAAGATAATTACTTCAACAATTAAAAATGGTAATACACCCTTAGAAATTTCAACTAAACTTATCTTACTAATTCCACACCCTACATATAGTACAGTACCAACAGGCGGTGTAATTAACCCTATCGATAAGTTAATAACCACCAATAATCCAAAATAAACGGGATCAATTCCCACTTGAGTAATCACAGGCAATAAAACAGGTGTGAAGATTAAAATTGCTGGAGTTAAGTCCATAACCATACCTACTAATAATAAGAAAATCATAATAATGATCATTAAAATGGTTGGATTAGTTGTAAGCCCTTGCAAGAACTCGGCTAATTCTAAAGGCACTTGAGCAACTGTGATGACATAACCAGAAACTATTGCGGTTGCAGCTAAGAACATAACAACTCCAGTTGTTTTGGTTGCTTCAATAAATACTTTTAGTAAATCTCTTGGTTTCATTTCTCTATAGCCAAAACTAACAATTAATGCATATACTGCAGAAACTACGCCTGCTTCGGTAGGTGTAAAAATACCTCCACGTAATCCAACGATAATGATTAGTGGGAGCAATAATGCCCAAAATGCTCTTTTAAACGCTTTCCATCTTTCTTCTTTTGTTGCTTTTGGCATGGTTTGAGCATTATCTTTCTTAGCTACAAAATACCATACCGTAATTAAACCAGTTGCCAATAAAATTCCAGGAACAATACCTGACATAAACAACTTAGTAATTGAAACTCCACCAATTACTCCAAATAGGATCATCGGAATACTTGGAGGAATAATAGTTCCAAGTATACCTGTTGCAGCTACTAAACCGGATGAACGATTGACATTATAACCTTTTGCTACCATCATTGGGATTAGTATGGCACCTAAAGCTGCAGTATCCGCTACAGCGGATCCAGACAATCCAGCAAATATAACACCTGAGATAATCATTACATAACCTAAGCCGCCACGAATATGACCGACTAACGAACTGGCAAAATCAACGATCCTTTGAGAAATTCCACCAACATTCATGATTTCCCCGGTTAATACAAAGAATGGAATGGCCATTAGCGCAAAACTATTCGCACCATTAATCAAATTCTCAGCAATTATTTGAGTGTCAAAAATACCTAATGCTAACATCATTGCTATGGCACTAAGTAACATTGAGATAGCTATAGGAACACCAATAAGTAAGAAGAAAAATAAACTTCCTAAAAATAACCATATCATTTTATTTCCCCTCCCTTAACTTCACTGTTGAATCCATTTCTGTTTTGACCCAAGGAGGAGGATCTTGATTAAAGAAAACAAAACGAACGGTCTGAACGATGCTTATAGCAATCATAACTACCGCAGCAAATAATCCGGCCCAATAGAGGATATTTATAGGAATTCCTGTTGCAGGTCCCTTAACTAATTTATTTAATTCCATCATTTTCAGTAATCCATCTATAAATAATCCTAAAACAACTACAATTAAAAGATTTGATATAACATATAATATTTTTTGTATAAATAAAGGGAGTTTCGCTGTTAGTAAGTCTACCCCTAAATGGCTTTTATCTTTTAATGCTACCACTGCTCCTAAAAATACAACCCACACAAATGCGAATCGGGCTATCTCTTCCGACCATGTGAGCCCAGAATCAAATCCGTATCGGAGAACAACATTTAGAAAAACGAGAATAACCATAATACTAAGGACCAATACAATAATCGCATTTAAAATGCCATTTAACAATTTTAATAGTTTCTCCATCTCGCCTCACCTCTTAATGGATTGATATTGCCATGGGATTTATTCCCATGGCAATAGTTTATTACTTAGAATTACGAACTTTTTCTACAAACGCTTTTGCCCAATCATATTGTTTATATAGATCTTGATATACGGGGTCCATTGCTTTAACCATTTGCTCTTTAAATTGAGCGTCAGGAACAATGATTTCAAGACCCTTTTCTTTTAAGAACTTTTTAACATCTTCTTCTGATTTTAATAAAAGTTCCCATTCGTAATTTGCAGATTCTTGAGCAGCCTCTTTAATAATTTGTTGTGTTTCTTTATCAAAACTATCAAATAACTTCTTATTCATTAAATAAACGTTTGGACTAAACATGTGATTTGATTCTAATACGTATTTCTGAACTTCATAGAAACCAGAAGCTTTTAATGTTGCGTATGGGTTTTCTTGACCATCAATAACTTTTTGTTCTAATGCAGTAAATACTTCAGATAATGGAAGCGGCTGTACATTAGCGCCTAATGCTTTACCTGTATTAACGAAAATTGGAATGTTTGGCATTCTTAAACGGAAACCTTTGAAATCATCCATTGATTTAATTGGACGATTAGCAGAAATGACTCTGAAACCGTTTACTGTCCATGCTAAAGGTTCTACACCTAATTTACGAAACTCTGTTTCAATTTCGTCTCCAACTTCACCGTTTAATGCTTTTCGTGCATGGTCATAACTCTCAAATAAGAATGGCCACTCGACTGCACCAATCTTTGGATTAGCAGTTTGTAATCCCATACCCGTAATAGCCATTTCAACTGTTCCATTTCGAACACCATTGGTAAATTGCGCCTCATCACCCAGTTGGTTACTTGGGTATATTTCAACAACAACTTTTCCATTTGTCTTTTCTTCAACAATCTTCTTGAATTTTTCTCTTAATGCGACATTTTGAGGATGATCTTCTGCAAAATAGTTTGCAATCTTAATTTTTGTTACACCATCTTTAGAAGTAGCTTGCGTATCATTTGTACCTTGACTGCAAGCAACAGATGTTAACATTAACACAGCAATTAATCCGAATAAAAATAACTTCTTAAGCTTCATCTTTATTTACCCCCCAATTGATGTATAATAAATTAGGTTGCTTTTTTATTTGAACATTACTATGAAGAAATCTTGTTAGGATCCCTCCTTTCAAGTTTGATTTCTTCAAGTAATGTTTTTTTATTTTTCTCTTGCTTTTCTTACCGCTAAAACAAATTTTGAAGCGTTTGACTCTAATTCTTTCAAGTAAGTTTCATCTATCATTTTCTTGGTGTTTACTAAAGAACTTCCAATACCAACGGCTACTCCACCTGCTTTAATGTAATCTGCTACGTTGGTTAAATCTAATCCACCAGTTGGCATTAAAGGAATATGTGGTAATGGACCATGGATATCTTTTAAATACTTTGGTCCAAAAACGTTTGCTGGAAATACTTTGATGATGTCCGCTCCATGTTCGTAAGCGGTAATTATCTCTGTCGGAGTTAATGCACCTGGTATACTAATGACTCCATAGCGTTTTGCCATTTGAATCGTTTCCACATTGACTGTTGGTGAAAAGATAAATTTAGCCCCCGACATAATTGCTACTCTTGCTGTTTCAGGATCAAGAACAGTTCCTGCACCAACGATTAGATCATCTCCAAATTCATCTGAAACTTTTTCAATTAATGTTAATACTTTTGGAGTTTCTACAGTTATCTCTAGAGTTTTTATTCCTCCATCTTTTAAAGCCTTAGCTATTTGTAGAATATTTTCGGGTTTTGCGCCTCGAATAATTGCAACGACCCCATTTTCCATAATTTCTTGTAGTAGCTTCATATTATTTCACCCCTATCTGCTTACATCGTTACTTTTTTCATTGAAAAATGTGAACAACTCGTCTCTATCAGGTAAACCCTCAACGTCCCCATTCACTGTCACTGCAAAAGCTCCTAATGCATTTCCTCTTTTCACTGCTTCATATAGGCTTAGTTCATCTAGTAAACCAGAAATAAATCCTGCAGCAAAACCATCTCCTGCGCCAACGGGGTCAACTACTTTTGCAACAGGAAAACCAGGAACAAATCTATGATCATCATTTGTAAAGTAAAAAGCTCCATCTGCACCTGTTTTGATCACAACAATAGCAGAACCATGTTCAATAAATAACTTCCCTAGCTTTTCTACGTCTTTTTCACCAAACATAAACTCGCCTTCATCAAGACCAGGAAGGACAATATCTGCTTGAGAAGCGATTTTTAGAAAAGTTTCTCTCGCTTTTCCTTCGTCCCATAGTTTTCTTCTTAAATTCGGATCAAACACCACCTTCACGGAATGTTTTTTAGCCATTTCTATTGCTGAAAATATCATTTCGTAGCAACTATCACTCAATGCAGGTGTAATACCTGTGATATGAAGGAATTTAGCACTTGCGATGTATTCCTCATTCAAATCAACCGGGCTTAGCTTACTTGCCGCCGAATTTTTCCGATAATAATAGACTCTAAGATCATTCGCTCTTCTGAATTCTTTGAAATAAAGCCCTGTAGGAGCAGAATCATCAACCTTTACTTGGCTCACATCAACTCCTTCTCCTCTAATAAATGAAACCATTGCTTTACCGAATTCATCTTTCCCTACTCGGCTAATCCAACCGACTTGATGGCCTAATCTAGCTAATCCGATAGCCAAATTGGATTCAGCTCCAGCAAACTTCCGCATAAATTCATTTGCATATCTCATTGGTCCACTAGAATCTGGGGTCATAAGAACCATTGTTTCTCCAACTGTTACTACGTCCATAGTAAGTCACCCTAATTAAAATTAGTTTTGAATTAAATAATTGTAGATAGATTCAGGGATAGGTATTCCGTTTTTCAATCTTTCTTCTTCATTTCGTTGTTCTGGTTCACCAGGCACCATTACTCGAGTAAATCCTTCTGCCGGTTGGGATGCATGAATTTCATTAATCATTTGATCCATATTGCTTAAGAATGATTCTAAGTTCGTAAATACTGCAGGATTAATGGCAGCGACAAAGTGTCCTAGCTTACGCATTTTGTTATATTCTCCGTACATTGGGGTAATGTGTGGGCCAAAAGCTGCCCCTACAAGAATGCCAGAAAAGATATCTACAACCATTGCTAATCCATATCCTTTAGGCCCAGCAAATGGTAATAGTGCACTTACTTTTTCTGGATCCGTTGTTGGCTTACCGTCTTCATCTACTCCCCAATCTGCTGGAATGGATTGCCCAACTTCTCTTGCATGCAAAATCTTTCCAAAAGCCACATTGCTGGTTGCCATATCTAAAATAATAGGTTTGTTCTCTTTAGCTGGGAAACCAAAGGCAATTGGATTTGTTCCAAAAAAGGGTTTTGCTCCACCAAAAGGAACAACCACTTTGTCCGTATGTGTCATTGCAATTCCTATTATATTTTCTTGAGCGGCCTGTTGAACATAATAAGACAATGCACCGCAGTGGCTACTATTAATAACCCCTACCATGCCAACTCCATTTTTCTTTGCCATGTTGATTGCATATTCCATTGCTTCTTTAGCTACGACATGGCCCATTCCGTCGTCTCCATCAAATATTGCTGCTGAAGGTCCTGTTTCTTTCACAGTAAATTTTGGATTTGGATTAATCCCCCCCTCATTGATTCTTTTTACATAATGTTCTGTTCTTAAGACACCGTGTGAATTTACTCCACGCAGATTTGCGTGAACAAGGACATCAGCTACAATACCTGCGTGTTCATTAGGAATACCAGCATTACTTAATTTCTTAACAACAAGATTCTTCAATTCTTCATAGGAAACAATTACATCTGCCATTCTTTCATACACCCTTTCATTCTTTTGTATACATGAATCTAAAAATTAAATTTATTCTAAGTTTGCATGACGTTTTCGCATTTCTTCATTGATTTGTATTTTATTTTGAATTTTATATATAATCAAAGCATCTAAGAGAAGATGAACAGCCTGATCAAACTGATTACCAAGTGGTTGAATCGTATCTGGTTCTTCAGGTTTGCGATATTTTGTTGCAGCAGGTACCTTCAAAATATAATCACTAATTCTAGCAATCTTTGAATCTTGATTTGTTGTAACAAGTCCAACCTTTCCACCGATCTTTTTTAGTTTTTGAACAAATTGATAGATGGTATCCGTTTCTCCAGACCCGGAAATTGCAACTAATAAGTCTTCTTTCTCAATACTTGGTGTAATTGTCTCACCAACCACATAGACTTGATAACCACTATGCATAAGCCTCATTGCAAATGCCTTTGCCATCAATCCTGAGCGTCCTTCACCATAAATGAAAATGCGTTTAGCTTGATCAATTTGCGATATAAAAGTCATCGCTTCTTCTTCATTTATTTTTGATAGGACATTTTTCATTTCGCCTATAATGGTTTCAAGGATTTCCTTTATCATTTATTGAATCAACTCCTTAATTTTTGAAGCGATTTCATTTGGACGCTCTGCCTTAGTGATTGCGCTTCCAACAATCAAAATATTAGGGCGATTATTCTTTATAATCATGGGTATGTTTTTAAGATCTAAACCACCTGCTACTGCGATCTCTATACCTGATAAACCTTCAACTAATTGAAATCTATCTTTTTCAAAAGAGATAGTTTCTTGCATATCCTTTCCTATATGTAAGGAAACTAAATCGACTCCTAAAGCTTTTAACTCTTGTATTCTCTTTTTGTCTTTCACCCCCAGTAGATCGATCATGATTCTTTTATTAAACCTTTTCGCAATATCCAATGCATCTTGAATGGTTTTATCTGAAGAAAATGCCATTATTGTCGTAATATCTGCACCTGCTTCAAAAGCTTGCATGGCTTCATATTTCCCAGCATCACACGTTTTCATATCAGCCACAATTGTTTTTTGGGGATAGGCTTCTCTCATCTTGCGTACAATCGACATTCCGTATTCTTTAATGACTCCTGTACCAACTTCTATCCAATCTATGTAGTCGCTTGTTCGCCGAACTATATCAAAACATTGCTCTTTTGTTAGCCGGTCTAAAGCCAGCTGAATCTTCATCTTTCAACAACTTCCTTTTCCCCTAAGAATGCTAAAACATCTTCATAATAAGGGAGACCTTCATTATCACCAGATACACTTACAACCATTGCACCAATTGCATTTGCAAAACGAAGAGAGCGGTTTAAATCCCATCCATTTAAAACTCCATAGATAAAACCTGCATCAAATCCATCTCCTGCACCGACAGTATCAACAACTTTACGCGGTTTAATGGCTTCGGCTTCAAAATATTCATCAAGATAAGAACCTATAGATCCTTTTTCACCCTGTTTAATTACAACGTACTTTGCCCCAAATGATTTAAATTTCTTTATCACTTGCTTATGATCTGTTTCTCCCAATAAAATATCAGCCTCTTCTTCTCCTGTTAAAACAATATCAACATAGGGAAGAAATTGTAGTAATGATTCCTTTGCCTTTTCTTTACTCCAAAGTTTTAATCGGATATTAGGATCAAAAGAGATAAGTAAGCCATTTTGTTTCGCTAAAGTAATTGCTTTCATAATGACTTGAAAATTTTGCCCCCCGATTGCCGGAAAAACTCCAGTTACATGTAAAAGTTTAGCTTGCTTAATATAATCTTCATCTAATTGCTCTGGAGTAAGTGTAAAGGTTGGAGAATCGTTACGATAATAAAAAGTACGACCACTACCATCTTCCATGATTTCTTTAAAATTTAAAGACGTTGGGTAACCATCTACTAATTTTACTTGGGAAACATCTATCCCCTCGCCACGAACATAATTGTAGATATAACGACCAAATTCATCATTACCTAAACGACTAATCCAACCCGTTTTAAGCCCCAACCTTGCACAACCAATGGCAAAATTTAATTCAGCACCACCTACTTTTTTTATATATTTTTCAACAAATCTCATTGGTCCCGTAGTTACGGGATTAAATGTGATCATTCCATCGCCAATTGTAATCACATCCATATTCTAATTCCCCTCTTTCTTTTCTATTTACTTTTAAATTAACAGGAACTTCGAATGATAAGTTTTGGCTCAAAACGATGGATTTTTACTTCTATTGATCTTTCTTGATCTTCTATTTTTTCTAATAGAAGCTGTGCCGCTTTTTTCCCCATTTCAAAAGTAGGTTGTGAGATTGTTGTTAAGGGTGGATCAAATATATTTGCAAATGGAACTTCATCGATACCAATAATGGCCAAATCTTGAGGTATTATTAAACTGTTTTCTTTTACATAGTTTAATACCTCCATTAGAACTAAATCGTTCCCTACTAATAATGCAGTTGGAGGTTCCTTGAGACGAAACATTTCTGACAAACCGTCTTTTATTTTTGCGACTTCTAAACCCTTAATATATTCATGATTCACAGGTAGATTATGAGCTTTCAAAGCTGTAATAAAACCTTTTATTCTTTCTACCCGGGGCGTTATATTTCGAATTAATGAAGTCGTAATCATACCAATTCTTTGATGACCTTTTTTTACAAAATGTTCAACAGCTAGATATGAAGCCCTTTCATTATTTAATAGAACTGAATCTACATTTACTTGTTCAACAATTCGGTCAACAAAAACGATTGGGTATCTTTCTTGTATCATTGCTTGATATAGATCTATGTTTCCTCCTGTTGGAAAAACAATTAATCCATCAACTTGTTTCGCTCTTAACATTTTTATATAATTAGCCTCTTTTGCCGGGTCATCATCAGCATTACATACGATAACATGTATGTCATGCTCTCTACATGTATCTTCGATAGAGCGA
This region of Tepidibacillus fermentans genomic DNA includes:
- the hxlA gene encoding 3-hexulose-6-phosphate synthase — translated: MKIQLALDRLTKEQCFDIVRRTSDYIDWIEVGTGVIKEYGMSIVRKMREAYPQKTIVADMKTCDAGKYEAMQAFEAGADITTIMAFSSDKTIQDALDIAKRFNKRIMIDLLGVKDKKRIQELKALGVDLVSLHIGKDMQETISFEKDRFQLVEGLSGIEIAVAGGLDLKNIPMIIKNNRPNILIVGSAITKAERPNEIASKIKELIQ
- the allD gene encoding ureidoglycolate dehydrogenase; translation: MADVIVSYEELKNLVVKKLSNAGIPNEHAGIVADVLVHANLRGVNSHGVLRTEHYVKRINEGGINPNPKFTVKETGPSAAIFDGDDGMGHVVAKEAMEYAINMAKKNGVGMVGVINSSHCGALSYYVQQAAQENIIGIAMTHTDKVVVPFGGAKPFFGTNPIAFGFPAKENKPIILDMATSNVAFGKILHAREVGQSIPADWGVDEDGKPTTDPEKVSALLPFAGPKGYGLAMVVDIFSGILVGAAFGPHITPMYGEYNKMRKLGHFVAAINPAVFTNLESFLSNMDQMINEIHASQPAEGFTRVMVPGEPEQRNEEERLKNGIPIPESIYNYLIQN
- a CDS encoding LacI family DNA-binding transcriptional regulator, with amino-acid sequence MKRVTMADVAKMAKVSKSTVSQYLNKRYEYMAPETRKRIEEAIRVLGYQPNIVARSLKQKRTSTIGVIVANILHTFSTQIIRSIEDTCREHDIHVIVCNADDDPAKEANYIKMLRAKQVDGLIVFPTGGNIDLYQAMIQERYPIVFVDRIVEQVNVDSVLLNNERASYLAVEHFVKKGHQRIGMITTSLIRNITPRVERIKGFITALKAHNLPVNHEYIKGLEVAKIKDGLSEMFRLKEPPTALLVGNDLVLMEVLNYVKENSLIIPQDLAIIGIDEVPFANIFDPPLTTISQPTFEMGKKAAQLLLEKIEDQERSIEVKIHRFEPKLIIRSSC
- a CDS encoding sugar kinase, producing the protein MDVVTVGETMVLMTPDSSGPMRYANEFMRKFAGAESNLAIGLARLGHQVGWISRVGKDEFGKAMVSFIRGEGVDVSQVKVDDSAPTGLYFKEFRRANDLRVYYYRKNSAASKLSPVDLNEEYIASAKFLHITGITPALSDSCYEMIFSAIEMAKKHSVKVVFDPNLRRKLWDEGKARETFLKIASQADIVLPGLDEGEFMFGEKDVEKLGKLFIEHGSAIVVIKTGADGAFYFTNDDHRFVPGFPVAKVVDPVGAGDGFAAGFISGLLDELSLYEAVKRGNALGAFAVTVNGDVEGLPDRDELFTFFNEKSNDVSR
- a CDS encoding sugar kinase — protein: MDVITIGDGMITFNPVTTGPMRFVEKYIKKVGGAELNFAIGCARLGLKTGWISRLGNDEFGRYIYNYVRGEGIDVSQVKLVDGYPTSLNFKEIMEDGSGRTFYYRNDSPTFTLTPEQLDEDYIKQAKLLHVTGVFPAIGGQNFQVIMKAITLAKQNGLLISFDPNIRLKLWSKEKAKESLLQFLPYVDIVLTGEEEADILLGETDHKQVIKKFKSFGAKYVVIKQGEKGSIGSYLDEYFEAEAIKPRKVVDTVGAGDGFDAGFIYGVLNGWDLNRSLRFANAIGAMVVSVSGDNEGLPYYEDVLAFLGEKEVVER
- the hxlB gene encoding 6-phospho-3-hexuloisomerase, which codes for MIKEILETIIGEMKNVLSKINEEEAMTFISQIDQAKRIFIYGEGRSGLMAKAFAMRLMHSGYQVYVVGETITPSIEKEDLLVAISGSGETDTIYQFVQKLKKIGGKVGLVTTNQDSKIARISDYILKVPAATKYRKPEEPDTIQPLGNQFDQAVHLLLDALIIYKIQNKIQINEEMRKRHANLE